One genomic window of Cannabis sativa cultivar Pink pepper isolate KNU-18-1 chromosome 2, ASM2916894v1, whole genome shotgun sequence includes the following:
- the LOC133028938 gene encoding isoflavone 4'-O-methyltransferase-like produces the protein MGSINENTITTTQELSQGYVNLYKHMLSYASSMALKSAVELGIPDIIFNKGKDQTISLHELVSALQIPQSRTNFLRRVMRVLVHSGIFTNEKGYNDDKEEEEVYGLTPSSKLLLTGGKNNGVPSVGPYVLAVLEPVTVTAFGSIGNWLKKESPTTPFHLANDEGLSLYEYWGKNTDGFGDRLNEGMESDSGVLKFVLKDFKSVFEGITTLVDVGGNTGLMCKMLLEAFPHLQCSVYDLAYAVDANSHNNTQNLKFIEGDMFQTVPQADAILFKCVLSGCSDEECTKILKNCRDAISRNGGGKVLIIDNNVINSKTEDHLAMETLLYFDMLMMTALTGRERTKKDWEKIFFEAGFSSCKVTPMFGVKTLIEVFP, from the exons ATGGGTTCTATTAATGAAAATACTATTACTACTACTCAAGAGTTATCCCAAGGTTATGTCAATTTGTACAAGCATATGTTAAGCTATGCAAGTTCTATGGCTCTAAAATCAGCTGTGGAGTTAGGCATACCGGACATAATATTCAACAAAGGCAAAGACCAAACCATTTCTCTTCATGAGTTGGTCTCTGCCCTTCAAATTCCTCAATCGAGGACTAACTTTCTTCGTCGTGTGATGCGTGTACTGGTACACTCTGGCATCTTCACAAACGAAAAAGGATACAACGacgacaaagaagaagaagaagtataTGGCCTCACGCCTTCTTCCAAATTACTTTTGACTGGTGGTAAAAATAATGGCGTCCCAAGCGTGGGGCCCTATGTTCTTGCGGTTCTTGAGCCAGTTACTGTAACTGCATTCGGGTCAATTGGAAATTGGCTAAAGAAAGAAAGTCCAACCACGCCATTTCATTTAGCCAACGATGAGGGGTTGAGCTTGTACGAGTACTGGGGGAAGAATACTGATGGATTCGGTGATCGTTTGAATGAAGGAATGGAAAGTGATTCCGGGGTTTTGAAATTTGTTCTCAAGGATTTTAAGTCGGTTTTCGAGGGAATAACTACATTGGTAGATGTTGGAGGGAATACCGGATTAATGTGTAAGATGCTCCTTGAAGCATTTCCACACTTGCAATGCTCAGTGTATGATCTAGCCTATGCAGTTGATGCCAATTCTCATAACAATACTCAGAACTTGAAGTTTATTGAGGGTGACATGTTTCAAACAGTTCCTCAAGCTGATGCAATTCTATTCAAG tGTGTTTTATCAGGTTGTAGTGATGAGGAATGCACTAAGATTTTGAAGAATTGTAGAGATGCAATCTCAAggaatggtggaggaaaggttctGATAATAGACAATAATGTCATAAATAGCAAAACAGAAGATCATTTAGCAATGGAGACTTTGCTCTACTTTGATATGTTAATGATGACTGCTTTGACTGGGAGAGAGAGAACCAAAAAGGATTGGGAGAAAATCTTCTTTGAAGCTGGTTTTAGTAGCTGTAAAGTTACACCCATGTTTGGTGTAAAGACACTTATTGAGGTTTTTCCTTAA